From one Sorangium aterium genomic stretch:
- the dhaL gene encoding dihydroxyacetone kinase subunit DhaL, whose amino-acid sequence MDALSGAHIAAWIERAADVMEREKALLTELDAAIGDSDHGVNMARGFTAVRSRLGGLDHGDVGALLKGVGMILLSTVGGASGPLYGTLFRDAGQRAAGAAALDLAALAGCLEAGLDGVKRRGKASPGDKTMVDALSPAVDALKAALSAPAPTGGPARSPLMDGLARAAEAAQAGALATVPLIARKGRASYLGERSAGHQDPGATSCSLLLRSLAATAGV is encoded by the coding sequence ATGGACGCCTTGAGCGGCGCGCACATCGCGGCGTGGATCGAGCGCGCGGCCGACGTCATGGAGCGCGAGAAGGCGCTCCTGACCGAGCTCGACGCGGCGATCGGCGACAGCGACCACGGCGTCAACATGGCGCGCGGCTTCACGGCGGTGCGCTCCCGGCTCGGCGGCCTCGATCACGGCGACGTCGGCGCGCTGCTGAAGGGCGTCGGGATGATCTTGCTGTCGACCGTCGGCGGGGCGAGCGGCCCGCTCTACGGCACGCTGTTCCGCGACGCGGGCCAGCGGGCGGCCGGCGCGGCGGCGCTCGACCTCGCGGCCCTGGCCGGGTGCCTCGAGGCGGGCCTCGACGGCGTGAAGCGGCGAGGCAAGGCATCGCCCGGCGACAAGACGATGGTCGACGCGCTCTCCCCTGCGGTCGACGCGCTCAAGGCCGCGCTGAGCGCGCCGGCGCCCACGGGCGGGCCGGCGCGCTCCCCGCTCATGGACGGGCTCGCCCGCGCCGCCGAGGCGGCGCAGGCCGGCGCGCTCGCGACCGTGCCGCTCATCGCTCGCAAGGGCCGGGCGAGCTACCTCGGAGAGCGCAGCGCTGGGCACCAGGACCCCGGCGCCACGTCGTGTTCGCTCTTGCTGCGGAGCCTGGCCGCGACGGCAGGCGTATGA